Within the Populus trichocarpa isolate Nisqually-1 chromosome 14, P.trichocarpa_v4.1, whole genome shotgun sequence genome, the region attaaaaaggaaaaacaagaagaataattcccgataaatcaaatattgaatgatgaaattataaaataataattaaaaaaagacctaaaacgGACTAAAGTTAACTCATGTTAACTTTCAAAACTTTTGACCTTGGTCAAGAGCTCAGGActaacctcatataaagcaaattctaaaaaataacgaaacaaacttctaaatcaataaaatgttgagtaaaacataataaaatatccaaaacaaaagaaataacaattaaaacaacgagagtaaatataatataaaaataattttaaataaaatatcgagggatgaaatttgataagaaaaatgatataaaaagattttaaatcaattaggaaaatgataagaaaacaacaataaaaagaacaagatcgaatttgatataaaaattaaatgacacCGAATAATGAAGGATgagatagaagaaaaaaaatcaataaactaagataaaaataaaataaaatagcaattaaaagaatgagaaccaaatttgatacaaaaaacaaaaaaaaatacctttatttttttggcgaggagaagaaaaaagttcaCTAGAGCTCAACCATTGCGCCACCGTGTAAAcacattaaatcataaaaaagatgACAACCAAACGCTTCCAACGCAGCCATAAAAGGTGATGGCAGTGTTTGAAGGTGGGATAACGCCTCACACGACGCCATAAGAGCGTATATGGTATCTACTCGCTAGCATCTGCGTTGCACATACcaatcactttttatttttaattaatattcatatttATCAAAAGATCAAATCGTTCCCGATTAACctgataataactaaaaatgcagcttgaaatgatgaaaaacacCCATAAATAAGAGCTTGAAAAAAATTTGCTTTTAAGGTGATTTAATCTCtacattgtgtttttaaaatataaaatgattaaattatcctttaacattaacattgttttgaaaaaaattattctcgggagtaataaagtttttatagtGTATTGAAAAGGTTAAAAGGTTAAAATGTTTCTTTATCAATGTTATAATGACTAATAAACTTTGTTGAAAGATAAGATTGTTTTAGCACAGTAGAAagttaacttcttctttttttttatttattgaaagagAAAGGATACCCATTCTATTACCACGGTGAATAGTGATATGTATTACAGAAAACAATGAATTCTCCATGGCTTTCAATATTACTACTCACGCTCGAGGAATtatagaagaggaagaagcaTCGTcctttttatctattttcttaGCAAGCCCTCATGCAATTCAGTCTAGAACAATTCAGATGGCATCCCTGCTAAAATCCACAAATATTTTCTTCTAATGGAAAAGCAAAGAAGTGTCACATCTGGTTCCCAAGATTCCATGGTCATACAGTTTTCAAATGCAGCCAAAATATTCTCACATGCTGGAATGTACCAAGAAACTTCACATCAGCTTGTAACCTTAACAACCCAATTCACAGATTTGTTAGCAGTTCAACACAGAGCCAGTACTCATGAATCTCCActaggaagaaaagaaaagaaaaaaaaccctaatttcctAGCAAAAGCAAGGCCCGAAGCCCATGATTTTCCCACTTCACACGTACTAAATGCCCCTCTCTGTTTCCAAACCCTGTATTAAATGCAGCAGCTGGAAAATCCACCCACCTTCCGCAAAAACAATCTCCCCTAATCCCCATACCTTTCTCTTTTCTCGCCCCTCAAATGGACTCCCACTCCCTCTTTAAACCCAAATGTCCACCCCCACCACCACAATCCCCTCCACTATCTCCGCCACCTCCCCTCCTCCCCCTGCTAATTACCTCACCAACCTTGGCCTTGGCTATTCTATAGCCATAGCCCTTTTCTTTCTCGTACTTCTCTCCACTATCCTCCTTGCTTCTTACATATGTTGTCGCACCAACCGCCATCGTTCTCGTAActctaacaacaacaacaataattatgCAAACTCTACAGCTGATGGCATAATACTTCCTCGTATTATTTTCGTTGCCGAAGATGACGAAGAACAAGAACGTGATTTAGAAAGTGCTGCTGTAGGTCTCAACCAGGCTGTTATCAACTCGTACCCGAAATTCCAGTTTAGTAAAGATGGTGGGTTCAGTGAAAGAACCAATAATTTTTGTAATACTTGCTCGATCTGTTTGTGCGAGTATAAAGATTTGGAGATGTTAAGAATGATGCCTGATTGTAGGCATTATTTTCACTTGCTTTGTCTTGATGCCTGGCTTAAGCTTAATGGGTCGTGTCCCGTTTGTCGGAACTCACCGTTGCCTACTCCGCTTTCGACACCGTTGTCGGAGGTTGTGCCTTTGTCGCAGTACGCAGCGGATCGGAGGAGGAGGTGATTTTGGTTTGATGTGGTTTGGGTGTGGACCGTGGAGTGTTGGGTTGTGTTTGGAAATGGAGAACTGtaaatttttgggttttgaaaaGGCAGTAGGGGAATTggatttactgatttgtgattTTGGATTGTTCTAAAATGAAACGTCTGGAAAATCATTTGACCaggagcttttttttttttttggcaatgaAGTCTAAGAATTGGagtgttatttttgtttgtttcctttGAATTTTACCTTTACTGTAACAATGATTGACTTTTTCATCGATTGCAAGATGTTtctgattctttttctttgtcttgttCTATTCAACTTCTGTTTGGTTGTTCTACTCGCATTCCTTGCAAAAGCAATATCTGAGACTTTGTAGCTCAATAAAGTATTCTTTCTGATTTTCTTCCTAGATTGCTTTTGCAGTTTCAGACACcctaaacttcaattttttaagCACAGATCTTCGTTGCATTTTGCATCGGTGCTTCTTTCTTcattcctttcctttttatttctcgATGATTCACGAGTCATTCACATAATCACATGGATGTGCAAGAATCTGGTAGTCCTTCCATGATCGTAGCCATATGAAGGAAATTTCATATTCAGGATATACATATAAGAAAGAGAAGTACATGTATCCCGCAACCATTTTAGGTGTGCTTAGAGCGTAGTTATGCTTATAGTTATAGTTTTCCAAGTACAAAGCGAACCTATTCTTGTCCTACACTTCTACCTACGTGTCTTGCTGcttctattttttagtttaagttGAGACTCTCGTTGTAGCCAACTGTAACTGATTCTACTATTGTGCATTGGACCATTTCTCCTCAGAACCTTGCTTTATCTTGCAAGCGTTGCAGTGAATACGTTTTTGCGAGAAAATTGGAGGCTTTAAGGAAACGAGATTGACCACGTAATGTACAAAGTGTAAATTCTACAACTTCTTATTGGTATTTTTCATTCTTGGTGTTCTAGCTGCTTTTTTTATCTCTATCGCTACTCTGTCTAAATTCTGCTCTATCAGATCTCTTTTTAGTTCTAATACCTCTGCAGTCATGTGCGGAGTTCAGAGTGAAGTAGTAATAGCTGCTGAAACTGTTGTTAAAAAGATCCACAAAGAAATGAATGAGATGAGAGATTTGTCAATAAACTCATCGGCAGAAACCCTCGTGTCAAGATACAGTGCTTTTCTTACTGGAATTATGGGGCTTATTGAGTCATGAAAGACAACAGGAAATCCTCCGGAAAACAGTGAATCAGAGCTGTCCATACTCTAGTAAGACAGCAACGGTTGGATGAAGTTgtagagttttttttctaatgaagaGATTCGCAAATATGTAAGGATCAAACACAATCGTTTAGATAAACAGAAATGGAACGTTCACGAGCATTGGCCATGCTTGTTTTGCAACGAAGAAAGATTTTGAAGAGTACATGGGTATTATGGTTCATGGACGCGATCCATTACCGAGGAGGAGGTGCTTCGCAAGGGGCTCGCAGCTATACAGCAAGCCATTACCCATAAATGAGTCCATGTGGAAGCTACCTGACAATTGAAAAGTCCGATGGAGCCAGTACAGATGCAAAAACTTCACTTGCCTTGCTAGGGCCTTGATAACCAATACAACTCGCAAGGGATTCTTTAAGTGTGCAGATTGCTTCAATCTCTCGGGCCATGAAACGCCAAGATGGATCAAACAGGCAGAACCTGATCCGGAGATGAATCTTATAGCAGATTTTCTGACAACTGAAGTTCTTGACATCAAGCGAGGTGAGATCATAATCGGATTGGATTTCAGTGTAGGAACTGGGAATTTAGCAGCATGAATGAGAGTTCAATGTCCTAATAGTCTCAGCAACTATTAATCTTGGTGCAGCTTTTAATGAAATGGTTGCTCTTCGAGGACTTGTACCTCCTGACTATAAATCAACGGCTTCCATTCCTTGATAATACTCTGGATCTGTGACACACAAATAGATGGATAGATTTTGTGCTCTTAGATTTTATATTGTGGTTGGGATAGAGTTCTGAGTCCAGGAGGGTTCGTTATGGATTGACAGCCCTTTCTGTTTGAAGGAAGATTTGGATGATTATTTGGAAGCCTTTAAGATGCCAAGGAATGGGAAGAATAAGAGGATAGCTGTTCCAAAACTGAACAAGAATGGCCGACAAGTGTTCTTTTCTGCTGTGCCAGAGAAGCCGCTGAGACCGATTCGTTACCAACACATGCCAAAGCCGATATTCTTTTTGGTTTCTGACTCGGGATCTCCAATTTCCTTGGCTTCCACCTTGAGTCCTTGCGCCCCTTTCGCTTTAATTGATGATTTATTAGGACACTACATTCATGTTTTTCCGGTTAATTTAGTTATCTTTACATTTCACGGTCCTATATGGTTGATATCTGCACATTTGAGAACCATTGTACCCCGTAGGAGATACAGGTCCTCACACTTCGATACATCTAATTTCTTGCCTTCTTTTCTATACAGTGGGCCAGATACCATGAACATAACTCTTAACTGTACGACTTATAAACCCAAATTTAATACGCtaaaaaaacactcttaaaGGATCCTATTTAATGTATTCAGGCACAACAACTCTATGGGCTCGCTTTAGATAGCAGGTTTGAGCtcttttttcaacttttaatgGGCTGAAGCTCAACTCTCTATTAAATTGGTATTTTAGGATTTTATATTGATTCatagtataataaaatttaaaatattacaataataaaattatattttagcttctttctacacAAAAAATACACTATGAGTTTCAAAACCTAAGattcacaatattttatttataacatatatattttcaaaatctagcatttttttctctgcaaaattactaatttaaacatTTGAGAGTCCTTGTATTAATCAAATGAGATTTTTTACAGGTATCAGTTATCAACCGTATGAGTTTTTAATATCAAGCCACCATATATCTCAGCTAGAAAGAATGTATTATATTGTTTAAACTACAAGATCAATTGATTAtataacacataaaatttattattaaatatcttgaattttagAACTTCCAAGACAACCAATTTTGAAGTTGTGAAGCAAAGTTGAAGGGTATTTTCCAAAATTTTGTTTGTACAATACTGAAAACAACCTTGAAAATAGTATGTATTTCTGTATACATTATGGTATCATCTTAAAACCCAGAAGAAAGATGTAAGTTTTATCATAGATTCTATTTTGATTGCTAATTTATATTTCCTTTACCAAATTATATTCACAATCTTGCACACTCACCTTTTATTAAATGTTTTGCCTtttaaaattacacaaaaacaCAATATAGAAAATGTGATTTTGAGTACCTACACTTGTCTGATTCTTACAATTAAGTAccaatctttaattttcttcaagtgtttatttgatttttttcccgcACAATAAAGTATTTGAGTGAATGTATGTTAGTCGAATGCTAACATGTAC harbors:
- the LOC7492736 gene encoding RING-H2 finger protein ATL67 encodes the protein MSTPTTTIPSTISATSPPPPANYLTNLGLGYSIAIALFFLVLLSTILLASYICCRTNRHRSRNSNNNNNNYANSTADGIILPRIIFVAEDDEEQERDLESAAVGLNQAVINSYPKFQFSKDGGFSERTNNFCNTCSICLCEYKDLEMLRMMPDCRHYFHLLCLDAWLKLNGSCPVCRNSPLPTPLSTPLSEVVPLSQYAADRRRR